A single genomic interval of Anser cygnoides isolate HZ-2024a breed goose chromosome 7, Taihu_goose_T2T_genome, whole genome shotgun sequence harbors:
- the LRRC18 gene encoding leucine-rich repeat-containing protein 18: MAKGKAKGPKGKKITLKIAKNSIRISYDGGRRLDLSKMGITTFPKCILKLADVDELDLSRNMLKKIPNSIEKFQKLRWLDLHSNQLEELPKTIGTLQNLFYLNICNNKLTTKSLPEELNLLKNLRFLNLGLNCLECIPTSLGALQELKELGLFDNLLTTIPNSVRKLPKLKKLNAERNPFPDSIKKEECVDPIKRIETLYLVQEKDLCCSCLKTCQDEKDKMNKLKNIIPSPSKELSFPLLLTPNSTAKDNQEQWRLKGEDP; this comes from the coding sequence ATGGCCAAGGGGAAAGCAAAAGgaccaaaagggaaaaaaattaccttgAAAATTGCCAAAAATTCCATCAGAATCTCTTATGATGGAGGGCGCCGTCTTGACTTAAGCAAGATGGGTATCACCACCTTTCCCAAGTGCATTCTGAAACTGGCTGATGTGGATGAGCTTGATTTGAGCAGAAACATGCTAAAAAAGATCCCAAACAGCATCGAGAAGTTCCAGAAACTGCGCTGGCTGGACCTGCACAGTAATCAGCTCGAAGAGCTGCCCAAGACAATAGGTACACTACAGAACCTTTTCTACCTGAATATTTGCAATAACAAGCTGACAACTAAAAGTCTGCCAGAGGAGTTGAACCTTCTCAAGAACCTTCGCTTTCTCAACCTTGGCTTGAACTGTCTTGAATGCATCCCCACCAGCCTTGGGGCCCTGCAGGAACTTAAGGAATTAGGTCTCTTTGACAACTTACTGACCACCATCCCAAACAGTGTGAGAAAGCTCCCCAAGCTCAAGAAACTGAATGCAGAAAGAAACCCTTTCCCTGattcaataaaaaaagaagagtgtGTTGACCCCATCAAACGCATAGAAACGCTTTACTTAGTACAAGAGAAAGACCTGTGCTGTTCCTGCCTGAAGACATGTCAGGATGAGAAGGACAAGATGAACAAGTTAAAGAACATAATACCCAGCCCCTCAAAGGAGCTCAGCTTCCCTTTACTCCTTACGCCCAATTCCACTGCGAAGGATAACCAAGAGCAATGGAGATTAAAAGGTGAAGATCCCTGA